The following nucleotide sequence is from Pseudomonadota bacterium.
AAATGGCGTCCCCGACGATTCTGCCTTCTGCCTTCTGTCTTCTGTCTTCTGCCTCCTGTACTCCTGCTATTTCTCGTTGACGATTTCCAGTTCCGGAAAAAAATAAGCGATTTCCGTCCGGGCGGTTTCCGGGGCATCGGAACCATGGACGGCATTTTTTTCGATATCGGTGGCAAACTGTTTCCTTAAGGTCCCCTCCGTTGCTTCAGCCGGGTTTGTGGCCCCCATCAATTCCCGGTTTTTGCTGATCGCATTTTCCCCGGCCAGCACCATGACCACCGCCGGCCCGGAAGACATGAAGTCGGTAAGGCTGTCAAAAAACGGCCGTTCACAATGGACCGCATAAAATCCCTTAGCTACCAGCTTGCTCATCCGGATCATTTTTACTGCCGCAATCTTCAGGCCATGGGCTTCGAAATCGGCAATGATCTGGCCGATGACCCCCTTGGATACCGCATCAGGTTTGATAATCGATAATGTTCTTTCACTCATAAATATACTCCTTAAAAAGATGTTGTCTGTTTACCGCGTTAAAATCCGCCGCTGAATTACGATATTCCCCCCTTTTTGTCAATTTATTTATCCTTATAACCCTTGACATGGTTGCGGTGAATACGTTAGTGAAATAGAAAAATGAATGTCCACTCATTGGTATTTTAAAAAATATTGTCAAGGAGCATTTTATGGATCGTTTGTTTCACCCTTGTTCAGTTCTGGTGATTGGCGTTTCTCCCCGGCCGGAAAATCTGGGCAAGAATATTGCTTCAAACCTGATTGACTTCGGTTTTGAAGGAGAAATACATCTTTTTGGCCGGCATCCAGGCTACTTCCTTGGTCATCGAATTCATACTGAATTTTCCACCTTGCCAAAAGATATTGATCTGGCGGTCATCCTGACGCCGGCGGCAACGGTTCTTGATGCGGTTAAAGCCTGCTTCAGTCGGGGA
It contains:
- the ndk gene encoding nucleoside-diphosphate kinase, with the translated sequence MSERTLSIIKPDAVSKGVIGQIIADFEAHGLKIAAVKMIRMSKLVAKGFYAVHCERPFFDSLTDFMSSGPAVVMVLAGENAISKNRELMGATNPAEATEGTLRKQFATDIEKNAVHGSDAPETARTEIAYFFPELEIVNEK